The following proteins are encoded in a genomic region of Cryptomeria japonica chromosome 11, Sugi_1.0, whole genome shotgun sequence:
- the LOC131073643 gene encoding uncharacterized protein LOC131073643, producing the protein MYVLAASRAEARMNWLNRLRSAKGFPVEPGLRMEDFLNSATSQDRSPALSCTKSCQVKTESGEAQGDEKARARVKGATKKKSLAAVKEEKKDWLEMTNNALAELFCMRQDWKLDDRKKTKRKRKQDKPRICPSLDANSLPSLSANDDNIVEKPGKASDKAVCTSSPLSAVNSVVAGAGKKEYDGEISPVKKRKGFREIADDSIDGSKRSNADISSSSCNSCTEVTLIDTSLSIWRSRKVMYRKGSVWKVGDKKAESVSDKCTLVDGHLPARKGSKSIATSSSRIVEDNNAAHCSAPVKIQTRRAHDSNSISSTKDTNDHSEVRTEVEGQRIPQTRNRCGTKRHLYSGSMDCSDDGTLAEIRKQATEESLKVVPQSIVCPDHPVNQPIETLLFSLYQVFLQAGKMGLTAREAVSRILEKGLPGLHGGGIVPRIQVAKILKTSPYFMQLEESKFVLCSAIIGNEGQHLSLPINLIESREEVILDGTIEKSELVKKEKQSRSWQHLATVAAIRRVRTRRRSLILKQSKVKPCLSRKSVKNRGGS; encoded by the exons ATCGATCCCCTGCCCTTTCCTGCACGAAATCTTGTCAAGTGAAAACTGAGAGCGGTGAAGCCCAAGGGGACGAAAAGGCTAGGGCTCGTGTGAAAGGCGCGACAAAGAAGAAATCTTTGGCCGCGGTTAAGGAGGAGAAAAAAGACTGGCTGGAGATGACGAATAATGCCTTGGCTGAGCTTTTCTGCATGCGACAAGACTGGAAATTGGATGACAGAAAGAAGACGAAGCGTAAGAGAAAGCAAGACAAGCCCAGGATCTGTCCGTCTCTTGACGCCAATTCGTTGCCATCATTGAGCGCAAATGATGATAACATTGTGGAGAAGCCTGGGAAAGCGAGCGATAAGGCCGTTTGCACGTCTTCGCCGTTAAGTGCAGTGAATAGTGTAGTAGCGGGAGCAGGGAAAAAGGAGTACGATGGGGAGATTAGTCCCGTGAAGAAAAGAAAGGGCTTCAGAGAAATAGCGGATGACAGTATTGATGGCAGTAAGAGGTCAAATGCTGAcatatcttcttcttcttgtaaTTCTTGCACTGAAGTGACTCTCATTGACACCAGCCTTTCCATCTGGAGATCACGAAAAGTTATGTACAGGAAAGGTAGCGTTTGGAAAGTCGGAGACAAGAAAGCAGAGTCTGTTTCCGACAAATGTACTTTGGTTGATGGGCATCTACCCGCAAGAAAAGGTTCCAAGAGCATTGCTACTTCAAGTTCTAGGATTGTAGAGGATAATAATGCTGCCCATTGCTCAGCACCTGTCAAGATTCAAACTAGGAGAGCGCATGATTCCAACTCCATCTCTTCAACAAAAGAT ACCAATGATCACAGTGAAGTAAGAACAGAAGTTGAAGGGCAAAGAATACCACAGACTCGTAATAG GTGCGGCACGAAGAGGCACTTATATTCAGGATCTATGG ATTGTAGCGATGATGGAACTCTAGCAGAGATTAGGAAACAAGCGACGGAGGAGTCATTGAAAGTTGTTCCTCAAAGTATCGTTTGTCCTGATCATCCAGTAAATCAGCCAATTGAAACGCTTCTCTTCTCACTTTATCAGGTATTCCTGCAAGCTGGAAAAATGGGCCTAACAGCTCGTGAAGCAGTTTCTAGAATTCTTGAAAAAGGACTACCCGGTCTTCATGGTGGAGGCATTGTTCCAAGAATTCAAGTGGCAAAGATTTTAAAAACATCACCATACTTCATGCAGCTTGAAGAGTCAAAGTTTGTTCTTTGCAGTGCCATCATTGGAAATGAAGGGCAGCATTTAAGTTTGCCTATAAACCTTATTGAATCAAGGGAGGAAGTAATATTAGATGGAACTATTGAAAAGAGTGAATTGGTAAAGAAAGAGAAGCAAAGCAGGTCTTGGCAGCATTTGGCGACAGTGGCTGCTATCCGAAGGGTAAGAACAAGGAGGCGTAGTTTGATATTGAAACAGTCAAAAGTCAAACCTTGTTTATCACGAAAATCTGTCAAAAACAGAGGAGGAAGTTAG